Proteins from a single region of Nocardiopsis dassonvillei subsp. dassonvillei DSM 43111:
- a CDS encoding GntR family transcriptional regulator, producing MRAESRYRQIARTLRREIQEGSLTRGAQLPSEKQLEERFEASRNTIRLALGMLRNQGLIVSRPGRGHYVQDVVPETFHANRVGPGGLHESGMTGQVLEELQLLSATPDIASRLRVPEGDMTVVRRMYRFSGEVSASVSTAYYPMDLVEGTPLMLPEDVESALSVLAEYGQRQVGFVDELETRMPSPQEAGQLELPPGVPVLTVHRTDLSEERPIRLVHTVYAGHSIRYQYENGNMNAYHRD from the coding sequence ATGCGGGCCGAAAGCAGATACCGACAGATCGCCCGAACCCTGCGGCGCGAGATCCAGGAGGGCTCCCTGACCCGGGGCGCGCAGCTGCCGTCGGAGAAGCAGCTGGAGGAGCGCTTCGAGGCGTCCCGCAACACGATCCGGCTGGCCCTGGGCATGCTGCGCAACCAGGGGCTGATCGTCAGCCGCCCCGGGCGCGGGCACTACGTCCAGGACGTGGTCCCCGAGACCTTCCACGCCAACCGCGTCGGCCCCGGGGGCCTCCACGAGTCCGGTATGACCGGGCAGGTCCTGGAGGAGCTCCAGCTCCTCAGCGCCACCCCCGACATCGCCAGCCGCCTGCGCGTCCCCGAGGGCGACATGACGGTCGTCCGCCGGATGTACCGGTTCTCCGGGGAGGTCTCGGCCTCCGTCAGCACCGCCTACTACCCCATGGACCTCGTCGAGGGCACCCCGCTCATGCTTCCCGAGGACGTGGAGAGCGCCCTGTCGGTGCTGGCCGAGTACGGACAGCGCCAGGTCGGGTTCGTCGACGAGCTGGAGACCCGCATGCCCAGCCCGCAGGAGGCGGGCCAGCTCGAACTCCCGCCCGGGGTCCCGGTGCTGACCGTCCACCGGACCGACCTGTCCGAGGAGCGCCCCATCCGGCTCGTGCACACCGTCTACGCGGGCCACAGCATCCGCTACCAGTACGAGAACGGCAACATGAACGCCTACCACCGGGACTGA
- a CDS encoding GntR family transcriptional regulator, protein MSTSRKTVVADHLREALARGDYKPGERLPGEEELAEQLDVSRATARLGMRILQDEGRVAIQPGRGAFVADHRPIVHLATPVTGGGDSERFEAGYQPHLREAGYDQVQEKIKVSLDTMRPKVAKRLRSDGAEGRTRGDLVVIRSSDRFVDGGLWQSQVTYFPYGIASNTPLMSPERLEEGVAAVLRSLGYREEWNWDIVGARMPSQDEADSFGLGPGIPLLVQERVVYEGMRPLRFTETVMPANRHQLLYSGGGAPEELLVLASDVSIFER, encoded by the coding sequence ATGAGCACGTCGAGGAAGACGGTTGTCGCCGACCACCTGCGCGAGGCGCTGGCCAGGGGCGACTACAAGCCGGGGGAGCGGCTGCCGGGGGAGGAGGAGCTCGCCGAGCAGCTCGACGTCTCCCGCGCCACCGCCCGTCTGGGCATGCGCATCCTCCAGGACGAGGGGCGCGTCGCCATCCAGCCCGGACGCGGGGCCTTCGTCGCCGACCACCGGCCCATCGTCCACCTGGCCACCCCCGTGACCGGGGGCGGCGACTCCGAGCGCTTCGAGGCGGGCTACCAGCCCCACCTGCGCGAGGCCGGATACGACCAGGTCCAGGAGAAGATCAAGGTCAGCCTGGACACCATGCGCCCCAAGGTGGCCAAGCGCCTGCGCAGCGACGGGGCCGAGGGCCGTACGCGCGGGGACCTGGTGGTCATCCGCTCCTCCGACCGGTTCGTCGACGGCGGCCTGTGGCAGTCCCAGGTCACCTACTTCCCGTACGGCATCGCCAGCAACACCCCGCTCATGTCCCCCGAACGCCTGGAGGAGGGCGTCGCCGCCGTCCTGCGGTCACTGGGGTACCGGGAGGAGTGGAACTGGGACATCGTCGGCGCCCGGATGCCCTCCCAGGACGAGGCGGACTCCTTCGGGCTGGGGCCGGGCATCCCGCTGCTGGTGCAGGAGCGGGTGGTCTACGAGGGCATGCGCCCGCTGCGGTTCACCGAGACGGTCATGCCCGCCAACCGGCACCAGCTGCTCTACTCCGGCGGCGGCGCCCCCGAGGAGCTGTTGGTGCTGGCCTCCGACGTCAGCATCTTCGAGCGCTGA